The proteins below are encoded in one region of Desulfonatronum thioautotrophicum:
- a CDS encoding heavy metal translocating P-type ATPase, which yields MIGRYATLGVYRELFVLRDFQFCLAGGALALAGYLWATFGLVPGWPYFVLYAISIGLNGGPIIWGALQGLLERRVNVDELVSLALIACLIQGELLTAAVVAFIMTLGTLIEEATSDSARRSIHELMRVAPQNALLLFGEEEREIPVQDIVPGDLLLVKPGDRIPVDARIVSGVSALDESAITGESMPVSKKAEDEVLAGTLNHNGVLRIRAEKVGQDTLLGRVIRLVSEAEQHKPLATRFIDRYAAWFTPVILGLAGLVWYWSGDLSRAVSVLIAGCPCALIMAAPTATVAAVGRLARAGVLVKGGRYLEEASKVDTLLFDKTGTLTSGQPRVEDIQADTGYTSEDVLACAACVEKDVSHPLARAVLKAAQYARITVDTATDVVAEVGRGVRAVVQGRHIEVGGIASATSIHSLPACLQTCLETIQTRGATPLLVYRDKSPIGVIGVSDTVRPEAALSMIQLRDLGISRLGILSGDHARSVDRVAEALGITWTRAGLKPDQKLEELGRLQQAGHRVMVVGDGINDAPALARANVGVAMGGAGTDVALETADIVLTRDDVSRLPLLIRLSRKMLTVIKINVVLGLSFNVLAIWGGAAGILGPIQAAILHNVGAVIVVFSSAALAMGRDDLQEQRNEA from the coding sequence ATGATCGGTCGCTACGCCACCTTGGGCGTATACAGGGAGTTGTTCGTCCTGCGGGATTTTCAGTTTTGCCTGGCCGGGGGCGCTTTGGCCCTGGCCGGGTACCTCTGGGCAACCTTCGGGCTGGTTCCGGGCTGGCCATATTTTGTCCTCTACGCCATATCCATCGGCCTGAACGGCGGGCCAATCATCTGGGGAGCGCTCCAGGGCCTGCTGGAGCGCCGGGTGAACGTGGACGAGCTGGTCAGCCTGGCGCTGATCGCCTGTCTGATCCAGGGTGAGCTGCTCACCGCGGCCGTGGTGGCCTTCATCATGACCCTGGGCACGCTCATCGAGGAAGCCACCAGCGATTCGGCCCGCCGCTCCATCCATGAACTAATGCGCGTGGCCCCCCAGAACGCCCTGCTCCTGTTCGGCGAAGAGGAGCGGGAAATCCCGGTCCAGGACATCGTTCCCGGCGACCTGCTCCTGGTCAAACCCGGGGACCGCATCCCGGTGGACGCCCGGATCGTCTCCGGCGTCTCGGCCCTGGATGAGTCGGCCATCACCGGGGAGTCCATGCCTGTCTCCAAAAAAGCCGAAGACGAAGTTCTGGCAGGGACCTTGAATCACAACGGTGTGCTGCGCATCCGGGCCGAAAAGGTCGGCCAGGACACCCTCCTGGGCCGGGTGATCCGCTTGGTCAGCGAGGCCGAGCAGCACAAACCCCTGGCCACCCGGTTCATCGACAGGTACGCTGCCTGGTTCACCCCGGTCATTCTGGGGCTGGCCGGCCTGGTCTGGTACTGGTCCGGGGATCTCAGCCGAGCCGTCAGCGTGCTCATTGCCGGCTGCCCATGCGCCCTGATCATGGCCGCGCCCACGGCCACCGTGGCTGCCGTGGGCCGTTTGGCCCGAGCCGGAGTGCTGGTCAAGGGCGGTCGCTACCTGGAAGAGGCATCCAAGGTGGACACCCTGCTCTTCGACAAGACCGGCACCCTGACCAGTGGACAACCACGGGTGGAGGACATCCAGGCCGACACGGGGTACACCTCTGAGGATGTCCTGGCCTGCGCGGCCTGCGTGGAGAAGGATGTCAGCCACCCCCTGGCCAGGGCCGTGCTCAAGGCAGCCCAGTACGCCAGGATTACCGTGGATACGGCCACGGACGTGGTAGCCGAGGTGGGTCGGGGAGTACGGGCCGTGGTCCAGGGGCGGCACATCGAGGTGGGCGGTATTGCATCGGCAACCAGCATCCATTCCCTGCCTGCCTGTCTACAAACCTGTCTGGAAACCATCCAGACCCGGGGTGCAACGCCGCTGCTAGTCTACAGGGACAAGAGCCCCATCGGGGTAATCGGGGTGTCCGACACGGTCCGTCCCGAGGCCGCCCTGAGCATGATCCAGCTGCGCGACCTGGGCATCTCCCGATTGGGCATCCTCTCCGGAGACCATGCCCGATCCGTGGACCGCGTGGCCGAGGCCCTGGGGATCACCTGGACCCGCGCCGGACTCAAACCGGACCAGAAGCTGGAGGAGCTGGGCCGGCTCCAGCAGGCTGGCCACCGGGTGATGGTCGTGGGTGACGGAATCAACGACGCCCCGGCCCTGGCCCGGGCCAACGTGGGCGTGGCCATGGGCGGCGCGGGCACGGACGTGGCCCTGGAAACCGCGGACATCGTCCTGACCCGGGACGATGTCTCCCGGTTGCCCCTGCTGATCCGCCTGAGCCGGAAAATGCTCACCGTGATCAAGATCAACGTTGTCCTCGGCCTGAGCTTCAATGTCCTGGCCATCTGGGGCGGAGCAGCGGGCATCCTCGGACCGATCCAGGCCGCGATACTGCACAACGTGGGGGCCGTAATCGTGGTCTTCTCCTCCGCTGCCCTGGCCATGGGCAGGGACGATCTACAGGAGCAACGCAATGAAGCATGA
- a CDS encoding ABC transporter ATP-binding protein, with the protein MSNAIEIRGLGHRYNGRAIYENLNFSVPEGSVCGLLGKNGQGKTTLVNILMGFLKPFKGECLVLGEDSHALPPEVRARIGLLHEGHLAYEFMTIAQTERFYRGFYPRWNPEVFFGLVNRMGLPLNHKVGNMSCGQRSQVVLGVIMAQDPDLLILDDYSMGLDAGYRRLFLDVLHDFASGEGKTIFVTSHIVQDLEQLVDTMIFIDKGEIMQVGLEEFLTAFRKYVFHCDDPPDQTQDLAQDNVIRGIERRGRKVALYSYADIQAVERHLTDLGVQARDLSQAPMSLEDGFIGLMGKY; encoded by the coding sequence ATGAGCAACGCCATCGAGATTCGTGGTCTGGGCCACCGGTACAACGGGCGAGCGATCTACGAGAATCTCAATTTCAGTGTTCCGGAGGGGTCGGTCTGCGGCCTGCTGGGCAAGAACGGGCAGGGCAAGACCACATTGGTGAATATCCTGATGGGCTTTCTCAAGCCCTTCAAGGGGGAGTGTCTGGTGCTGGGCGAGGATTCCCATGCCCTGCCTCCGGAGGTGCGCGCCCGGATCGGCCTGCTCCACGAGGGCCATCTGGCCTACGAGTTCATGACCATTGCCCAGACCGAGCGCTTTTATCGCGGCTTCTATCCCCGCTGGAATCCGGAGGTGTTTTTCGGGCTGGTGAACAGGATGGGCCTGCCCCTGAACCACAAGGTGGGGAACATGTCCTGCGGCCAGCGGTCCCAGGTGGTGCTGGGCGTGATCATGGCCCAGGATCCGGACCTGCTGATCCTGGACGACTATTCCATGGGCCTGGACGCCGGGTACCGGCGGCTGTTCCTGGACGTGCTCCACGATTTTGCGTCCGGGGAGGGCAAGACCATCTTCGTCACCAGCCATATTGTCCAGGATCTGGAGCAGCTGGTGGATACGATGATCTTCATTGACAAGGGCGAGATCATGCAGGTCGGGCTGGAGGAATTTCTGACCGCCTTTCGCAAGTACGTGTTCCACTGTGACGATCCGCCAGACCAGACCCAGGACTTGGCCCAGGACAATGTCATCCGCGGCATCGAACGCCGAGGCCGGAAGGTCGCGCTCTATTCCTACGCGGACATCCAGGCCGTGGAGCGGCACCTGACTGATCTGGGCGTTCAGGCCCGGGACCTGTCCCAGGCCCCCATGAGCCTGGAGGATGGGTTCATCGGCCTGATGGGCAAATACTGA
- a CDS encoding DUF4857 domain-containing protein, with protein MSRNISSRMPFPASRWSATILAVLALSFLLPAIFDKVGGSGGDEPLLFYSPLLEAFIYQESLGGHQFLYRDEQGREYSREEFEDQLPFVYFRNLERRNLLPMTIAGQTFDAQAIAADRQGLEIRARHLRGHHPRINLYPLFNIDPAVAMMRFPVEMFRFTDAAMEFLNADENRLDHGLTETFTTVLQDLGFSFPATVIGGRATNLKPFDDGYFIRDAAGRIFHVKRILNQPEVVATGIDPSLDVLDIIVNENERREFHGVIITRQGEAFLISWEDYRLIPLPVDGYDPSRMDLKLLIDPLYRTVTVSSKDAVFGTVTNRAYAPLHRFELPLRDFSPSWLLGMRAFLLPVELHLENPWRGQAAPHIQLGGLWSIAGILTALAVLVVIRRARTKTLPSLAELAPVALTGVIGLLAVLFLQPGHRGS; from the coding sequence ATGTCCCGGAATATCTCATCCCGCATGCCCTTCCCGGCCTCGCGATGGAGCGCGACAATTCTGGCTGTCCTGGCCCTGAGCTTTCTCCTGCCCGCGATCTTCGACAAGGTCGGGGGCTCGGGCGGCGACGAACCGCTGCTGTTTTACAGCCCGCTTCTGGAAGCGTTCATCTACCAGGAGTCCCTGGGCGGCCACCAGTTCCTGTACCGTGACGAGCAGGGCCGGGAGTACAGCCGCGAGGAATTCGAGGATCAGCTGCCTTTTGTCTATTTTCGCAATCTGGAGCGGCGCAATCTGCTGCCCATGACCATTGCCGGGCAAACCTTCGACGCCCAGGCTATCGCCGCGGATCGCCAGGGCCTGGAAATCCGCGCCCGCCATCTGCGCGGGCATCACCCGCGCATCAACCTCTATCCACTGTTCAACATCGACCCGGCGGTGGCCATGATGCGCTTCCCCGTGGAGATGTTCCGGTTCACGGATGCGGCCATGGAGTTCCTGAACGCGGATGAGAACCGCCTGGATCACGGCCTGACTGAAACCTTCACCACTGTCTTGCAAGATCTCGGCTTTTCCTTCCCGGCCACCGTGATCGGCGGCCGGGCCACGAACCTGAAGCCTTTTGATGACGGCTACTTCATCCGCGACGCCGCGGGGCGGATATTTCACGTCAAACGTATTCTGAACCAGCCCGAAGTGGTGGCCACGGGCATCGACCCCTCCCTGGATGTGCTGGATATCATCGTCAACGAGAACGAGCGCCGGGAATTCCACGGGGTGATCATCACCAGGCAGGGTGAGGCGTTTTTGATCTCCTGGGAAGATTACCGGCTGATCCCTCTGCCGGTGGATGGCTACGATCCCTCCCGCATGGACCTGAAGCTGCTCATCGATCCCCTGTACCGGACCGTCACGGTCAGCTCAAAGGATGCCGTGTTCGGCACGGTCACGAACAGGGCCTATGCACCGCTGCACCGGTTCGAGCTGCCCCTCCGGGACTTCTCACCATCCTGGCTGCTCGGGATGCGCGCGTTTCTCCTCCCCGTGGAGTTGCACCTGGAAAACCCCTGGCGTGGTCAGGCCGCCCCCCATATCCAACTCGGCGGTCTCTGGTCCATTGCCGGCATCCTGACGGCCCTGGCCGTCCTCGTGGTGATCCGCCGCGCTCGCACCAAAACCCTGCCCAGCCTCGCGGAACTTGCCCCCGTGGCCCTGACCGGCGTCATTGGCCTGCTGGCCGTGCTGTTTCTCCAGCCTGGTCACCGGGGTTCCTGA
- a CDS encoding BrnT family toxin — protein sequence MANILGRANGETRRERSDACIFSMGAGSQRHALGKIPFMKQFNWNAEKNQRLMSERGVSFEDVMFALQTDGLLDDGPHPDTEKYPNQRLFVVRIDDYAWLVPYVESGNEIFLKTIIPSRKATRIFLKGGV from the coding sequence ATGGCCAACATTTTGGGGCGGGCAAACGGAGAGACACGTCGCGAAAGGAGTGATGCCTGCATATTTTCAATGGGTGCCGGCTCCCAGAGACATGCATTGGGCAAAATACCCTTCATGAAGCAATTTAACTGGAATGCGGAAAAAAACCAGCGGTTAATGAGCGAGCGCGGCGTATCCTTCGAGGATGTCATGTTTGCCCTTCAGACGGATGGTTTGCTCGATGATGGACCTCATCCCGATACGGAAAAATATCCGAACCAACGACTCTTTGTGGTACGGATTGATGACTACGCTTGGTTGGTGCCGTATGTTGAGAGTGGTAATGAAATATTTCTCAAGACGATTATTCCCAGTCGCAAGGCCACCAGGATTTTTTTGAAGGGGGGAGTATGA
- a CDS encoding CopG family antitoxin, translated as MTKTRLDSEERELLEAYDSGKFESDLNADRREYLASAAEETFKKDKCIHVRISNRDLEALQRRALEEGLPYQSLVSSVLHKFVSGGLMDISAFKSAQRPR; from the coding sequence ATGACCAAGACAAGATTAGACTCGGAAGAGCGTGAGTTGTTGGAAGCTTATGATTCAGGAAAGTTTGAATCGGACCTGAATGCCGACCGGAGGGAGTATCTTGCCAGTGCAGCGGAAGAAACGTTCAAGAAAGACAAGTGCATTCATGTTCGAATCTCCAACCGGGATTTGGAAGCGCTTCAGCGCCGGGCTTTGGAGGAGGGGCTTCCATACCAGTCCCTGGTGTCCAGTGTCCTGCACAAGTTTGTTTCCGGCGGACTCATGGACATCTCCGCGTTCAAGTCAGCCCAGCGGCCGCGTTGA
- a CDS encoding peptidylprolyl isomerase yields the protein MMTTVVMTTSHGAITIELDAEKAPITVENFLRYVDEGFFQGTIFHRVIPGFMIQGGGMTEDMTPKHGHPPIKNEADNGLKNLRGTLAMARTADINSATSQFFINLKDNAFLDHGGRDFGYAVFGKVVEGMDVVDAIAGVKTGNKGMHQDVPVEAVLIKDVVRAEQ from the coding sequence ATGATGACCACAGTCGTAATGACCACCAGCCATGGAGCGATCACCATTGAACTGGACGCCGAAAAGGCGCCGATCACCGTGGAGAACTTTCTGCGCTACGTGGATGAGGGCTTTTTCCAGGGCACTATTTTTCACCGTGTGATCCCCGGATTCATGATCCAGGGTGGCGGCATGACCGAGGACATGACCCCCAAACACGGCCACCCGCCCATCAAGAACGAGGCGGACAACGGCCTGAAAAACCTGCGCGGCACTCTGGCCATGGCCCGCACCGCGGACATCAACAGCGCCACCAGCCAGTTCTTCATCAATTTGAAGGACAACGCCTTCCTGGACCACGGCGGACGGGACTTCGGCTATGCCGTCTTCGGCAAGGTAGTGGAGGGAATGGATGTTGTGGACGCCATCGCCGGCGTGAAGACCGGCAACAAAGGCATGCATCAGGACGTTCCCGTGGAAGCGGTACTGATCAAGGACGTGGTCCGCGCCGAGCAGTAA
- a CDS encoding branched-chain amino acid aminotransferase: protein MDIRIEPAPEAQRRSKPADESKLVFGSLFSDHMFRMDYREPQGWVDARVTPYENITLDPAAMVLHYGQGIFEGMKAYRCPDGRIHLFRPFQNFERMNRSATRLCMPTVDVNDQLAALEALLRTDHGWIPHSMGSSLYIRPTMIATEQHIGVRPAKEYIYYIITGPVGAYYAEGFNPVSIYVSDEFVRAVRGGVGEAKTMGNYAASLFAAEVAKKKGFTQVLWLDGIERKYIEEVGTMNIFFRIGDTLITPPLTGSILPGITRDSVLTLARKWGMDVQERLIDIQECVDAIQNGTMTEIFGSGTAAVISPVGSISYKDKKYTVRDGSVGDLARRLHDEIVGIQYGEKEDVFGWVHEVKI from the coding sequence ATGGATATCCGCATCGAACCAGCTCCGGAGGCCCAACGCCGCAGCAAGCCGGCGGACGAAAGCAAACTGGTCTTCGGCAGCCTTTTCAGCGACCATATGTTTCGGATGGACTACCGTGAACCCCAGGGCTGGGTGGACGCGCGGGTCACGCCGTACGAGAACATCACCCTTGATCCCGCGGCCATGGTCCTGCATTACGGCCAAGGAATCTTCGAGGGCATGAAGGCCTACCGCTGCCCTGACGGACGGATTCATCTTTTCCGGCCTTTCCAGAATTTTGAGCGGATGAACCGTTCAGCCACCCGGCTGTGCATGCCAACAGTGGATGTCAATGACCAGCTTGCTGCCCTGGAGGCTCTGCTGCGCACGGACCACGGCTGGATTCCCCACAGCATGGGCTCCTCCCTGTACATTCGGCCGACCATGATTGCCACGGAGCAGCACATCGGCGTACGGCCGGCCAAGGAGTACATCTACTACATCATCACCGGCCCTGTAGGCGCCTACTACGCCGAAGGCTTCAATCCCGTGAGCATCTACGTATCCGACGAGTTTGTACGAGCCGTACGCGGCGGCGTGGGCGAGGCCAAGACCATGGGCAACTACGCGGCCAGCCTCTTCGCCGCGGAAGTAGCCAAGAAAAAAGGCTTTACCCAGGTGCTCTGGCTGGATGGCATTGAACGGAAGTACATCGAGGAAGTGGGAACCATGAACATCTTTTTCCGCATCGGCGACACCCTGATCACTCCGCCTCTGACCGGATCCATCCTGCCGGGCATCACCCGGGACTCGGTCCTGACCCTGGCCAGGAAATGGGGCATGGATGTCCAGGAGCGGCTGATCGACATCCAGGAATGCGTAGACGCCATTCAGAATGGAACCATGACCGAGATTTTCGGCTCCGGCACCGCCGCGGTCATCTCCCCGGTGGGCTCTATTTCCTACAAGGACAAGAAGTACACGGTCCGGGACGGTAGTGTGGGCGATCTGGCCAGGCGGCTGCACGACGAAATCGTGGGCATCCAGTACGGCGAGAAGGAAGATGTCTTCGGCTGGGTACATGAAGTGAAGATCTGA
- a CDS encoding phenylacetate--CoA ligase family protein, protein MPFIPQTSPEQLVDIQTAGLRWTVEHAYSGSPFYRERMDQAGVRPEDVRTLDDLRHLPFCDAEDLRTGYPYPLRSVPFEDIVRVHASSGTTGKRKVLCYTQQDIDDWRTMFARCYELAGLTSVDRVQIAVGYGLWTAGAGFQLGCERFGAMAVPLGPANSDMHCEMMVDLQSTVFCATASMALLMAEELHRRKLIDRVKISKIILGAERHSDAMRQRIQDLLGVEHIFDIYGLTELYGPGTGLDCVLHRGIHYWADYFILEILDPVTLEPVSPGEQGEMVITSLRKQAAPLIRYRTHDVSRQIPGTCPCGVDFPLHDRVLGRTDDMFIYRAVNIYPGQIDDVLSRIAGLGSEYQIHLHHQDDGRDIMTLKVERGPNVDDAADKDLAGAVAGEIRRKIMVRSQVEILDHAALPRTERKSKRVFDHREGVSSFLNQAMAKTKTG, encoded by the coding sequence ATGCCTTTCATCCCTCAAACATCTCCCGAACAACTGGTGGATATCCAGACCGCGGGGCTGCGCTGGACCGTGGAACACGCCTATTCGGGCAGCCCGTTTTACCGGGAGCGCATGGACCAAGCCGGGGTGCGGCCCGAGGACGTCCGGACCCTGGACGATCTGCGCCACCTCCCCTTTTGCGACGCCGAGGACCTGCGCACCGGCTATCCCTACCCCCTGCGCAGCGTGCCTTTCGAAGATATTGTCCGGGTCCACGCCTCTTCCGGCACCACGGGGAAACGCAAAGTGCTCTGCTACACCCAGCAGGATATCGACGACTGGCGGACCATGTTTGCCCGCTGCTACGAGCTGGCCGGTTTGACTTCGGTGGATCGGGTCCAGATCGCCGTGGGCTATGGTCTGTGGACAGCCGGCGCCGGATTCCAGCTCGGATGCGAGCGGTTCGGGGCCATGGCCGTACCCCTGGGGCCGGCCAATTCGGACATGCACTGTGAAATGATGGTTGATCTACAGTCCACTGTCTTCTGCGCCACGGCCTCCATGGCCCTGCTCATGGCCGAAGAGCTGCACCGTCGCAAACTGATTGATCGGGTCAAAATCTCCAAAATCATTCTCGGCGCGGAACGGCATAGCGACGCGATGCGTCAGCGGATTCAGGATCTGCTGGGTGTGGAGCACATTTTTGACATTTACGGCCTGACCGAGCTCTACGGGCCCGGCACCGGCCTGGATTGCGTTCTGCATCGAGGTATCCATTACTGGGCCGATTATTTCATCCTGGAAATCCTGGACCCGGTCACGCTTGAACCTGTCTCCCCCGGTGAACAGGGCGAAATGGTCATTACTTCCCTGCGCAAGCAGGCCGCCCCGTTGATCCGCTACCGCACCCACGACGTAAGCCGCCAGATCCCAGGCACGTGCCCCTGCGGGGTTGATTTCCCGCTCCATGATCGGGTTCTGGGGCGAACGGACGACATGTTCATCTACCGAGCCGTAAACATCTACCCCGGCCAGATTGACGACGTGCTCAGCCGGATTGCCGGCCTGGGCAGTGAGTACCAAATCCACCTGCACCACCAGGACGATGGGCGGGACATCATGACCCTGAAGGTTGAACGAGGACCCAACGTGGACGACGCAGCGGACAAGGATCTGGCCGGAGCCGTGGCCGGCGAAATCCGCCGTAAAATCATGGTCCGCTCGCAGGTTGAAATTCTGGACCACGCCGCCCTGCCCCGCACCGAGCGCAAAAGCAAGCGGGTCTTTGACCATCGGGAAGGTGTGTCCAGTTTTCTGAACCAGGCCATGGCCAAGACCAAAACCGGGTGA
- the glgP gene encoding alpha-glucan family phosphorylase — MKPLHTYSVIPKLPKSLNALWDLAQNVWFDWNHDVTGLFSQIDPKLWAKSYGNPIAFLNHLPQATLESLAKDDFFLERLRAVKHSQDIYLERKSTALPFAYESNQPLVAYFSLEYGLSLCLPIYSGGLGILAGDHLKSASDLNIPLVGVGLAYQQGYFRQYLTADGWQNERYPDYDFTQMPMELVRDQKQKPVLINLDLAGQPLVAQIWQVQVGRIHLYLLDTNTPDNPAHFRQITSRLYGGDLEMRIWQEILLGIGGIKALNALGLTPRVIHMNEGHSAFAGLERIRMFMSNDGLSFEAAMEQTASTSVFTTHTPVPAGNDRFPAELMQRYFDGYARSLGLAFKVLLALGREDPRNDGEWFCMTVLALRLSRFNNGVSELHGHVSRRMWQKVWPQYPVEDIPIGTVTNGVHIASWVARDIAMLFERYLGGNWKEDPDCTRVWQQAETIPDGELWRAHERLRERVVDYARFRLREQLINRGARHKEVQEAEEVLDPQILTIGFARRFATYKRATLLLADKERFLRMLTDSKRPVQFIFAGKSHPHDNEGKRFMQQLVQFCQQHEVRNRLVFLEDYDMEVAEYMVQGCDVWLNTPRRPLEACGTSGMKAIANGVLHVSTLDGWWVEAHQMDSAVGWAIGQGEEYQDSAYQDFVESQILYNLLEKEVIPTFYDRGQTNLPREWIRRMKKCMQLFTPVFTSHRMVADYVKNAYEPAYKNSVSLMEQDFAPAKQLASWRMEIMTKWNALRVTNVQAEVPEILYVTQPMEIQADVYLNGLSPEDIRVEIYAGPVTVDGSFAQRGTTRMALTNPLGDGWYRYTGQFIPDAPGRFGFTVRMLPDHKLLLDPHSLGLIHWAQ; from the coding sequence ATGAAACCGTTGCACACCTACAGCGTCATCCCCAAACTTCCCAAGAGTCTGAATGCGCTGTGGGATCTGGCCCAGAACGTTTGGTTCGATTGGAATCACGATGTCACCGGCCTCTTTTCTCAGATCGACCCCAAATTGTGGGCCAAAAGCTACGGAAACCCCATTGCCTTTCTCAACCACCTGCCCCAGGCCACCCTGGAATCCCTGGCCAAGGACGATTTTTTTCTGGAACGCCTCCGTGCGGTTAAACATAGCCAGGATATCTACCTGGAACGCAAAAGCACCGCCCTGCCCTTTGCCTACGAGTCAAACCAGCCCCTGGTGGCCTACTTTAGCCTGGAATACGGACTCAGCCTTTGCCTGCCCATATACTCCGGCGGGCTGGGCATCCTGGCAGGTGATCATCTCAAATCCGCCAGCGACCTGAACATCCCTCTGGTGGGAGTGGGTCTGGCCTATCAACAGGGCTATTTTCGGCAGTACCTGACTGCGGATGGTTGGCAGAACGAACGTTACCCGGACTATGATTTTACCCAGATGCCCATGGAGCTGGTTCGCGATCAGAAACAAAAACCAGTGCTCATCAACCTGGATTTGGCCGGCCAGCCGCTCGTCGCCCAGATCTGGCAGGTGCAGGTGGGCCGGATCCACCTCTATCTGCTGGACACAAACACCCCGGACAACCCTGCCCATTTCCGACAAATCACCTCCCGGCTCTACGGTGGTGACCTGGAAATGCGCATTTGGCAGGAAATTTTGCTGGGCATTGGCGGGATCAAGGCCCTGAATGCCCTGGGGCTGACTCCCCGGGTGATTCACATGAACGAGGGTCACTCCGCCTTTGCCGGACTGGAGCGGATCAGGATGTTCATGAGCAATGATGGCCTGTCCTTTGAGGCGGCCATGGAGCAGACCGCATCCACAAGCGTTTTCACCACCCACACCCCGGTTCCGGCTGGCAATGACCGTTTTCCTGCGGAACTGATGCAGCGCTATTTCGACGGCTACGCCCGCAGCTTAGGGCTGGCCTTCAAGGTCCTCTTGGCCCTGGGCCGCGAAGATCCGCGCAACGACGGGGAATGGTTCTGCATGACCGTTCTGGCTTTGCGGCTGTCCCGGTTCAACAACGGGGTCAGCGAACTGCACGGCCATGTCTCCCGCCGGATGTGGCAAAAGGTCTGGCCCCAGTACCCTGTGGAGGACATCCCCATCGGTACGGTGACCAACGGGGTGCACATCGCCTCCTGGGTTGCCCGAGACATTGCCATGCTCTTTGAGCGCTATCTGGGGGGAAACTGGAAGGAAGACCCGGACTGCACCCGGGTCTGGCAGCAGGCCGAAACCATCCCGGACGGCGAGTTGTGGCGGGCTCATGAGCGTCTGCGCGAGCGTGTCGTGGACTATGCCCGTTTCCGGCTACGGGAGCAGCTGATCAACCGCGGAGCACGGCACAAGGAGGTCCAGGAAGCCGAGGAGGTGCTGGACCCACAAATCCTGACCATCGGCTTCGCCCGGCGCTTCGCGACCTACAAGCGGGCCACCCTGCTCCTGGCGGACAAGGAGCGCTTTCTGCGTATGCTCACGGATTCCAAGCGACCTGTACAGTTCATCTTTGCCGGCAAATCCCATCCCCACGACAACGAAGGCAAGCGGTTCATGCAGCAGCTGGTCCAGTTCTGCCAGCAGCACGAGGTTCGCAATCGGCTGGTATTCCTGGAAGACTACGATATGGAGGTGGCTGAGTACATGGTCCAGGGCTGCGACGTCTGGCTGAACACGCCCCGCCGCCCCCTGGAAGCCTGCGGCACCAGCGGCATGAAGGCCATTGCCAATGGGGTGCTCCACGTAAGCACCCTGGACGGATGGTGGGTGGAAGCCCACCAGATGGACAGCGCCGTAGGCTGGGCCATCGGCCAGGGCGAGGAATACCAGGACTCAGCCTATCAAGATTTCGTGGAAAGCCAGATCCTGTACAACCTCCTGGAAAAAGAAGTCATCCCGACCTTTTATGATCGTGGGCAGACCAACCTTCCTCGGGAGTGGATTCGGCGAATGAAAAAATGCATGCAGCTTTTCACTCCGGTCTTTACCTCCCACCGGATGGTCGCTGATTATGTGAAAAACGCCTATGAGCCGGCCTACAAGAACTCCGTAAGCCTGATGGAACAGGATTTTGCCCCGGCCAAGCAGCTGGCCTCCTGGCGCATGGAGATCATGACCAAGTGGAATGCCCTGCGGGTCACCAATGTTCAGGCTGAAGTTCCCGAAATCCTCTATGTGACCCAGCCCATGGAGATCCAGGCCGATGTCTACCTCAACGGCCTTTCCCCTGAGGACATCCGTGTGGAAATCTATGCCGGACCAGTCACCGTGGACGGCTCTTTTGCCCAACGCGGGACAACGCGCATGGCTCTGACCAACCCCCTGGGCGATGGCTGGTATCGCTACACCGGCCAGTTCATCCCGGACGCCCCGGGGCGCTTCGGCTTTACCGTGCGCATGCTCCCGGATCACAAACTCCTGCTGGACCCACACTCCCTTGGCCTGATCCATTGGGCGCAATAA
- the dut gene encoding dUTP diphosphatase, with product MHSVPVDVRILNPLWTPSDLRGQTPGSCGLDLKACFPEDHRVLSPGERTAVPTGLAIDIRQPGIAGFVYSRSGLGTRQGLVVSQGVGVIDPDYRGEIIVSLLNTSGEERSVTRGQRIAQLIFQPFFLGAFTVCENLTATRRGAGGFGHTG from the coding sequence ATGCACTCCGTGCCGGTTGATGTGCGCATCCTCAATCCGCTTTGGACTCCTTCCGATCTCCGCGGCCAAACGCCCGGATCCTGCGGTCTGGATCTCAAGGCGTGCTTTCCGGAGGACCATCGGGTTTTGTCGCCTGGCGAACGGACAGCCGTGCCCACCGGGTTGGCCATCGACATCAGGCAGCCGGGCATCGCCGGGTTTGTTTACTCCCGCAGTGGGCTTGGGACCAGGCAGGGGTTGGTGGTCAGCCAGGGCGTTGGGGTGATTGATCCTGATTATCGCGGGGAAATCATCGTTTCCCTGCTGAACACCTCTGGGGAAGAGCGCAGCGTGACCCGCGGTCAGCGTATTGCCCAGCTGATATTTCAACCATTTTTTTTGGGAGCGTTTACGGTGTGTGAAAATCTGACCGCCACCAGGCGCGGTGCCGGGGGATTCGGGCATACGGGGTGA